In Streptomyces sp. NBC_00483, a single window of DNA contains:
- a CDS encoding ThuA domain-containing protein — protein MTTAKKALVVRGGWDGHQPVQATDLFIPHLKANGYDVRIEDSPKVYADAAYMAGVDLVMQCMTMSTIEREEFAGLRTAVENGTGLAGWHGGIADSYRNTADYLHLIGGQFACHPGKHPDERKGEQADNYVPYTVNMLPAAAQHPVTEGIEDFDLVTEQYWVLADDYIDVLATTTQKIRAWDPWHREVTSPAIWTRKWGKGRIFVCTPGHHVEDLEHPSVRTIVERGLLWASR, from the coding sequence GTGACCACCGCCAAGAAGGCACTCGTCGTACGCGGAGGCTGGGACGGGCACCAACCCGTCCAGGCCACCGACCTGTTCATCCCGCACCTGAAGGCCAACGGCTACGACGTACGCATCGAGGACTCGCCCAAGGTCTACGCCGACGCGGCGTACATGGCAGGCGTGGACCTGGTGATGCAGTGCATGACGATGTCCACGATCGAGCGGGAGGAGTTCGCGGGGCTGCGCACGGCCGTCGAGAACGGGACCGGGCTCGCCGGATGGCACGGCGGGATCGCCGACTCCTACCGGAACACCGCGGACTATCTGCACCTCATCGGCGGCCAGTTCGCCTGCCATCCCGGCAAGCACCCCGACGAGCGCAAGGGCGAGCAGGCGGACAACTACGTCCCGTACACGGTGAACATGCTCCCGGCCGCCGCCCAACACCCCGTCACCGAGGGCATCGAGGACTTCGACCTCGTCACCGAGCAGTACTGGGTCCTCGCGGACGACTACATCGACGTGCTCGCCACCACCACGCAGAAGATCCGCGCCTGGGACCCGTGGCACCGGGAGGTCACCTCGCCGGCCATCTGGACACGGAAGTGGGGCAAGGGCCGCATCTTCGTGTGCACACCGGGCCACCACGTCGAGGACCTCGAGCACCCGAGCGTGCGCACCATCGTCGAAAGGGGCCTGCTGTGGGCAAGCCGTTGA
- a CDS encoding LacI family DNA-binding transcriptional regulator, whose translation MPLPSSSVKPTLAAIAHGTGVSTATVSKVVNGRADVADETRAKVLAALEEAGYRSPSQRRAPSGPDVVEVAFDAIDSAYPSALLNGILDHAASTGVEVVVSTTGRQRTTERGLGRKAQRIINEGRAGVIVVTSAYGESGLAAFLRRHIPVVVIDSYNPPPADVVSVGAANWAGGKAATEHLLGLGHRRIAYLGGPETIECNQARLHGYLSALASRGIEADPGLVLHGRFRAEYGIEGLSTLLSRTRPPTAVFAGNDAIAVGVLREGRRRGIRVPEDLSLVGFDGTALARDSVPALTSVAQPLQEMGRAALRAVLRQARGEQPDTHRVELATQLVVRESTAVLE comes from the coding sequence GTGCCGCTCCCGTCCTCCTCCGTCAAGCCGACCCTGGCCGCCATCGCGCACGGCACCGGAGTCTCCACGGCGACGGTGTCCAAGGTCGTCAACGGCCGGGCGGACGTGGCCGACGAGACCCGGGCGAAGGTGCTGGCCGCACTCGAGGAGGCCGGCTACCGCTCGCCGTCCCAGCGCCGGGCACCCTCGGGGCCCGACGTCGTCGAGGTCGCCTTCGACGCGATCGACTCCGCGTATCCCTCGGCGCTGCTCAACGGCATCCTCGACCACGCCGCGAGCACCGGCGTCGAGGTCGTCGTCAGCACCACCGGACGCCAGCGCACCACCGAACGCGGCCTCGGCCGCAAGGCGCAGCGCATCATCAACGAGGGCCGCGCCGGAGTCATCGTCGTGACCTCGGCCTACGGCGAGTCCGGACTCGCCGCCTTCCTCCGCCGGCACATCCCCGTCGTGGTCATCGACTCCTACAACCCGCCGCCCGCCGACGTCGTCAGCGTGGGGGCCGCCAACTGGGCGGGAGGCAAGGCCGCCACCGAACACCTCCTGGGCCTCGGCCACCGCCGTATCGCCTACCTCGGCGGCCCGGAGACGATCGAGTGCAACCAGGCGCGCCTGCACGGCTATCTCTCCGCGCTCGCCTCGCGTGGCATCGAGGCCGACCCCGGCCTCGTCCTGCACGGCCGCTTCCGCGCCGAGTACGGCATCGAAGGGCTGAGCACCCTCCTGTCCCGTACGCGACCGCCGACCGCGGTCTTCGCGGGCAACGACGCGATCGCCGTCGGCGTGCTGCGCGAGGGCCGCAGGCGCGGCATCCGGGTACCGGAGGACCTGAGCCTCGTCGGCTTCGACGGCACGGCCCTCGCCCGCGACTCCGTCCCTGCCCTCACTTCCGTCGCCCAGCCCCTGCAGGAGATGGGCCGCGCCGCCCTGCGCGCCGTACTGCGCCAGGCGCGGGGCGAACAGCCCGACACGCATCGCGTGGAGCTGGCGACGCAACTGGTCGTACGGGAGTCAACGGCTGTGCTGGAGTGA
- a CDS encoding sulfite oxidase, which translates to MTTTDTAVTAVPGVVKPTSDKLMEDTGTGLDFGTRADRMPGHLTPNDRFFVRSHSPTPRIDVEGWSLRIEGDAVRSPVTFGYDDLWRAFPLVSVTRTIECAGNRRVLFGRQHGQRIAGTPWGRGAVSTAEWTGVRLRDLLEAAGVCPDAHDVMPVALDECGARRPMPLDKAMADDTLLALAMNGEPLPPDHGFPARVVVSGWLGAASIKWVGRIEVSRRPIHVPWNTEDYVLIGPDHPAHGPVLGTPINELPVTSLVELDWPAHLKPEPQLVRGRSFAGEQRIASVAYSIDRGPWHEARLTGSREAGAWTRWHFTWTPDPGKHTISIRATDDTGRTQPAHVPWNRLGYLNNQILDHPVQVAAEVTG; encoded by the coding sequence ATGACGACAACCGACACGGCAGTCACCGCAGTGCCCGGAGTGGTCAAGCCGACCTCCGACAAGCTGATGGAGGACACCGGCACCGGTCTGGACTTCGGTACCCGGGCGGACCGGATGCCCGGCCACCTGACCCCCAACGACCGCTTCTTCGTCCGCAGCCACTCCCCCACGCCCCGGATCGACGTCGAGGGGTGGTCGCTGCGGATCGAGGGCGATGCCGTGCGGTCGCCCGTCACCTTCGGCTACGACGATCTGTGGCGGGCGTTCCCGCTGGTCTCCGTCACGCGCACGATCGAGTGCGCTGGCAATCGCCGTGTGCTGTTCGGCAGGCAGCACGGTCAGCGCATCGCGGGGACGCCATGGGGCCGCGGCGCGGTCAGCACCGCCGAGTGGACCGGCGTACGGCTGCGTGACCTGCTCGAGGCAGCGGGCGTCTGCCCGGACGCGCACGACGTCATGCCGGTGGCGCTCGACGAGTGCGGCGCCCGGCGGCCCATGCCCCTGGACAAGGCGATGGCCGACGACACCCTGCTCGCCCTGGCCATGAACGGCGAGCCGCTACCGCCCGACCACGGCTTCCCGGCCCGGGTCGTGGTCTCCGGCTGGCTGGGGGCGGCGAGCATCAAGTGGGTCGGCCGCATCGAGGTGTCCCGCAGACCGATCCACGTCCCCTGGAACACCGAGGACTACGTCCTCATCGGCCCCGACCACCCGGCGCACGGACCCGTCCTGGGCACACCCATCAACGAACTCCCGGTGACCAGCCTGGTGGAACTCGACTGGCCCGCACACCTGAAGCCGGAGCCCCAGCTCGTACGAGGACGGTCGTTCGCCGGGGAGCAGCGCATCGCCTCGGTGGCCTACAGCATCGACCGGGGCCCGTGGCACGAGGCCCGGCTCACCGGTTCCCGGGAGGCCGGCGCCTGGACCCGCTGGCACTTCACCTGGACCCCCGACCCGGGCAAGCACACCATCTCGATCCGCGCCACGGACGACACGGGCCGCACCCAGCCGGCCCACGTCCCGTGGAACCGACTCGGCTACCTCAACAACCAGATCCTCGACCATCCCGTGCAGGTCGCGGCAGAGGTCACCGGCTGA
- a CDS encoding acyl-CoA dehydrogenase family protein, with protein MTTALVRATELVEALEEVVGKASARLAAAPATDEDQTVPYDIASVSSAVAAARHLLDLGAHSAAEADLALLFAADTAADLAGRTAGREALWGLDGTTVLDAAAEHIAAGRAPAFLDTVAERVLAAGGEAAPRRLSDELQLVRSTFRDFAEAKVKPVADAIHAGDEDIPDEIVDGLSEMGCFGLSIPAEYGGFAEGGADELLSMVVVTEELSRASLGAAGSLITRPEIIGTAIARGGTEEQRRRWLPRIATGERLCGVAVTEPNHGSDVGGITTTAVRDGEDWILNGVKTWCTFAGRAHYLLVLARTQPDRSAGHRGLSLFVVEKPSFPGHEWQVTQDGGGSAEGRAIRTLGYRGMHSFEVTFDGFRVPADNLIGLDEGLGRGFYLQMQAFANARLQTAARAVGVMQSALELAADHARQRPVFGHPLTSFQLTRAKLARMAAHIAACRAFTATAARAITAGEGVLPAAQVKQLACRDAEWVTREAQQLHGGYGYAEEYAVSRLFVDARVLSIFEGADEVLALRVIARQLAKGAPPTT; from the coding sequence GTGACCACCGCACTTGTGCGTGCGACGGAGCTGGTCGAGGCACTGGAGGAGGTCGTCGGCAAGGCCTCCGCACGCCTCGCCGCGGCCCCCGCGACGGACGAGGACCAGACCGTCCCGTACGACATCGCCTCGGTGTCCTCGGCGGTCGCCGCCGCCCGCCACCTCCTCGACCTGGGCGCGCACAGCGCGGCCGAGGCGGATCTGGCGCTGCTCTTCGCCGCCGACACGGCCGCCGATCTGGCGGGCCGGACGGCAGGCCGCGAAGCCCTGTGGGGCCTGGACGGGACGACGGTGCTCGACGCGGCCGCCGAGCACATCGCGGCCGGGCGCGCGCCCGCGTTCCTGGACACCGTCGCCGAACGCGTCCTCGCGGCCGGCGGCGAGGCGGCCCCGCGCCGTCTCTCCGACGAGCTTCAGCTGGTGCGCTCCACGTTCCGCGACTTCGCCGAGGCGAAGGTGAAGCCGGTCGCCGACGCCATCCACGCGGGCGACGAGGACATCCCGGACGAGATCGTCGACGGCCTCTCCGAGATGGGCTGCTTCGGCCTTTCGATCCCCGCCGAGTACGGCGGCTTCGCCGAGGGCGGCGCGGACGAGCTGCTCAGCATGGTCGTGGTGACGGAGGAGCTCTCGCGGGCCTCGCTCGGCGCCGCGGGCTCGCTGATCACCCGGCCCGAGATCATCGGTACGGCGATCGCGCGCGGCGGCACGGAGGAGCAGCGCCGCCGCTGGCTGCCGCGCATCGCGACCGGCGAGCGGCTGTGCGGTGTCGCCGTCACGGAGCCGAACCACGGCTCGGATGTCGGCGGCATCACCACGACGGCCGTGCGCGACGGCGAGGACTGGATCCTCAACGGGGTCAAGACGTGGTGCACCTTCGCGGGGCGCGCCCATTACCTCCTCGTACTCGCCCGTACGCAGCCGGACCGCTCGGCGGGCCACCGCGGCCTGTCCCTGTTCGTCGTCGAGAAGCCGTCGTTCCCCGGCCACGAGTGGCAGGTCACGCAGGACGGCGGCGGCTCGGCGGAGGGCCGCGCGATCCGCACGCTCGGCTACCGCGGCATGCACTCGTTCGAGGTCACCTTCGACGGGTTCCGGGTCCCGGCGGACAACCTCATCGGCCTCGACGAGGGCCTCGGCCGCGGGTTCTATCTACAGATGCAGGCCTTCGCCAACGCCCGTCTACAGACGGCGGCCCGCGCGGTCGGCGTGATGCAGTCGGCCCTGGAACTGGCTGCCGACCACGCACGGCAACGCCCCGTCTTCGGCCACCCCCTCACCTCCTTCCAGCTCACCCGGGCCAAGCTGGCCCGCATGGCCGCCCACATCGCGGCCTGCCGCGCCTTCACCGCCACGGCGGCGCGGGCCATCACGGCGGGCGAAGGCGTCCTACCGGCGGCCCAGGTCAAACAACTGGCCTGCCGGGACGCGGAATGGGTCACCCGCGAGGCCCAGCAGCTGCACGGCGGCTATGGCTACGCCGAGGAGTACGCGGTGTCCCGCCTCTTCGTCGACGCCCGCGTCCTGTCGATCTTCGAGGGAGCGGACGAGGTGCTGGCGCTCCGGGTGATCGCGCGGCAGCTGGCGAAGGGGGCACCCCCAACTACTTGA
- a CDS encoding acetyl-CoA C-acetyltransferase yields the protein MREAVVCEPVRTPIGRYGGMFKSLTAVDLGVAALKGLLERTGLNPEAIEDVILGHCNGNSEAPAIGRVVALDAGLPVTVPGLHLDRRCGSGLQAVLYAAQQVQTGAHEVVVAGGTESMSNAAFYSTDMRWGAKGAAIQLHDGLARARSTAGGRHYPVPGGMLETAENLRREYAIGREEQDRLALASHQRAVRAQSDGVLAEEIVPVTVPGRRPTDESAVIDTDEHPRADTSLESLGRLKPILRHSDPEATVTAGNASGQNDAAAMCVVTTPERAEQLGLRPLVRLVSWGVAGVPPKTMGIGPVPASAVALDRAGLTLADIDLVELNEAFAAQALAVMREWEFGEKDLERTNVHGSGISLGHPVGATGVRMLATLSRELHRREARYGLETMCIGGGQGLAAVFERVTS from the coding sequence ATGCGTGAAGCCGTCGTCTGTGAACCCGTCCGCACGCCCATCGGCCGCTACGGCGGCATGTTCAAGTCGCTGACCGCCGTCGACCTCGGCGTCGCCGCCCTCAAGGGCCTCCTGGAGCGCACCGGCCTCAACCCCGAGGCCATCGAGGACGTCATCCTCGGCCACTGCAACGGCAACAGCGAGGCGCCCGCGATCGGCCGCGTCGTCGCCCTGGACGCGGGCCTGCCCGTCACCGTCCCCGGCCTCCACCTCGACCGCCGCTGCGGCTCGGGGCTTCAGGCCGTGCTCTACGCCGCTCAGCAGGTGCAGACCGGTGCGCACGAGGTCGTCGTGGCGGGCGGCACGGAGTCCATGAGCAACGCGGCGTTCTACTCGACCGACATGCGCTGGGGCGCGAAGGGCGCCGCCATCCAGCTGCACGACGGCCTCGCGCGCGCCCGCTCCACCGCCGGAGGCCGCCACTACCCGGTACCCGGCGGCATGTTGGAGACGGCGGAGAACCTGCGCCGCGAGTACGCCATCGGCCGCGAGGAGCAGGACCGTCTCGCCCTCGCCTCCCACCAGCGCGCCGTGCGGGCGCAGTCGGACGGCGTCCTCGCCGAGGAGATCGTGCCCGTGACGGTGCCCGGGCGTCGCCCCACCGACGAGAGCGCCGTCATCGACACCGACGAACACCCGCGCGCCGACACGTCGTTGGAGTCCCTCGGCCGCCTCAAGCCGATCCTGCGCCACTCCGACCCGGAGGCCACGGTCACCGCGGGCAATGCGAGCGGCCAGAACGACGCGGCGGCGATGTGTGTCGTCACCACCCCCGAGCGCGCGGAGCAGTTGGGCCTGCGGCCGCTCGTACGTCTCGTCTCCTGGGGCGTGGCCGGGGTGCCGCCGAAGACGATGGGAATCGGTCCCGTTCCGGCGAGCGCGGTCGCCCTCGACCGGGCCGGGCTCACCCTGGCCGACATCGACCTCGTCGAGCTCAACGAGGCCTTCGCCGCGCAGGCGCTCGCCGTGATGCGCGAGTGGGAGTTCGGCGAGAAGGACCTGGAGCGCACCAACGTGCACGGCTCCGGCATCTCGCTCGGCCATCCGGTCGGCGCCACGGGCGTGCGCATGCTCGCCACCCTCTCCCGCGAACTCCACCGCCGCGAGGCGCGGTACGGCCTGGAGACCATGTGCATCGGCGGCGGCCAGGGCCTGGCGGCGGTCTTCGAGCGGGTGACGTCGTGA
- the fabG gene encoding 3-oxoacyl-ACP reductase FabG — translation MAATALLADKTAVITGGAQGIGLAIARAYVREGAKVVLGDLNLEAAEAAAKELGGPSVAHAVHCDITEADQVDALIRAAIDTFGSLDVMVNNAGITRDATMRTMTEDQFDQVIDVHLKGTWNGTRKAAAVMREQKRGAIVNISSLSGKVGMVGQTNYSAAKAGIIGLSKAAAKEMAHHGVRVNAVQPGLIRSAMTEAMPEKAWDQKMAEIPMRRAGEVEEVASVALFLASDLSSYMTGTVLEVTGGRFM, via the coding sequence ATGGCAGCCACGGCACTTCTGGCCGACAAGACCGCAGTCATCACGGGCGGCGCCCAGGGCATCGGGCTCGCCATTGCCAGGGCCTACGTCCGCGAGGGCGCGAAGGTCGTGCTCGGGGACCTCAACCTGGAGGCAGCGGAGGCCGCGGCCAAGGAACTCGGCGGGCCCTCCGTCGCGCACGCCGTGCACTGCGACATCACCGAGGCCGACCAGGTCGACGCCCTGATCCGGGCCGCGATCGACACCTTCGGCTCCCTCGACGTCATGGTCAACAACGCCGGCATCACCCGCGACGCCACGATGCGGACCATGACCGAGGACCAGTTCGACCAGGTCATCGACGTCCACCTCAAGGGCACCTGGAACGGCACCCGCAAGGCCGCCGCCGTGATGCGTGAGCAGAAGCGCGGCGCGATCGTCAACATCTCCTCGCTGTCCGGCAAGGTCGGCATGGTCGGGCAGACCAACTACTCCGCCGCCAAGGCCGGCATCATCGGCCTGTCGAAGGCCGCCGCCAAGGAGATGGCCCACCATGGTGTGCGCGTCAACGCCGTCCAGCCCGGTCTGATCCGCAGCGCCATGACCGAGGCGATGCCGGAGAAGGCGTGGGACCAGAAGATGGCCGAGATCCCGATGCGGCGCGCGGGCGAGGTGGAGGAGGTCGCCTCCGTCGCGCTGTTCCTGGCCTCGGACCTGTCCTCGTACATGACCGGAACCGTGCTGGAGGTAACGGGTGGGCGGTTCATGTGA